A single genomic interval of Sphingobacteriales bacterium harbors:
- a CDS encoding acyl transferase: MPHTFNVSLFEAGIFTLNTPASFEAAALQIFRQQAQKCAPYQAFLHYLKTDISQISRIEQIPFLPVEVFKTHKVVTQFYPDAPAADNSPIVFTSSGTTGQAVSKHYVQNVLLYEHSFMRGFEHFYGPVNQYCVLALLPAYLERQGSSLVYMAQHLIEKSGHKQSGFYLYNTKQLAQTLSQLTTQKQPILLLGVSFALLDFAQQYPQPLPFTIIMETGGMKGRHREITRPELHKILQTAFNRPNIHAEYGMTELLSQAYSLGNGLFTCPPWMRVLPRNVNDPLDNNAYHQTSGLNIIDLANIHACSFIATQDLGKVYANNQFEVLGRFDYSDVRGCNLMLS; encoded by the coding sequence ATGCCCCACACTTTTAATGTATCGTTGTTTGAAGCGGGCATTTTTACCCTTAATACCCCTGCTTCATTTGAGGCGGCTGCCTTACAGATTTTTAGGCAGCAAGCTCAAAAATGTGCACCCTACCAGGCATTTTTGCATTATTTAAAAACCGATATAAGCCAGATTAGCCGCATTGAACAAATACCTTTTTTGCCTGTCGAGGTCTTTAAAACACATAAGGTTGTAACCCAATTTTATCCGGATGCGCCTGCTGCCGACAATAGCCCCATAGTTTTTACCAGTAGCGGCACAACAGGGCAAGCGGTTAGCAAACACTACGTTCAAAACGTTTTGTTATACGAGCACAGTTTTATGCGGGGTTTCGAGCATTTTTATGGTCCGGTAAATCAATATTGTGTGTTGGCTTTATTGCCCGCCTATTTAGAGCGGCAAGGCTCGTCTTTGGTGTATATGGCACAGCATTTAATTGAAAAATCGGGACACAAACAAAGCGGTTTTTATTTATACAATACCAAACAACTTGCCCAAACGCTAAGCCAGCTTACCACACAAAAACAACCCATCCTACTATTAGGGGTAAGTTTTGCCTTGCTTGATTTTGCCCAGCAATATCCGCAGCCGCTTCCGTTTACAATTATTATGGAAACCGGCGGTATGAAAGGCCGCCACCGCGAAATAACTCGCCCCGAGCTGCACAAAATTTTACAAACAGCCTTTAACCGCCCCAATATCCATGCCGAATATGGTATGACCGAGCTTTTATCGCAGGCGTACTCGTTGGGCAATGGCCTTTTTACCTGCCCCCCTTGGATGCGCGTGCTGCCGCGCAATGTAAACGACCCCTTAGACAATAATGCCTACCACCAAACATCCGGATTAAATATTATTGATTTGGCAAATATACACGCCTGTTCCTTTATTGCTACGCAAGATTTAGGGAAAGTTTACGCAAATAATCAGTTCGAGGTCTTGGGCCGTTTTGATTATAGCGATGTACGAGGCTGTAATTTGATGCTGTCTTAA